A part of Pseudoliparis swirei isolate HS2019 ecotype Mariana Trench chromosome 8, NWPU_hadal_v1, whole genome shotgun sequence genomic DNA contains:
- the LOC130197944 gene encoding transcription factor Jun-like, with amino-acid sequence MEATFYDEAVNGSSSQHDGPTVYGFNPKTLKQTMTLNLNDPKNFRPQLSAKALDILTSPDVCLLKLASPELERLIIQSCTGLTTPTPTQFVCPRNITDEQEGFAEGFVRALAELHYHQQPPAVHPDAQTDAQTDASNSMGSGSAASESDGIPYSCTVRTDPPEYTSLGAFSRAVGSASAPASERHPPISYPTVPQPSDNNMDHLAAQHSRLHALKEEPQTVPQMSGDTPPLSPINMENQERIKAERKRLRNRVAASKCRKRKLERISRLEDRVKNLKNQNTELVSSANVLRDELALLKQKVMDHVNSGCQLILTQQLQAY; translated from the coding sequence atggaaGCGACGTTTTACGACGAAGCCGTGAATGGCTCCAGTTCTCAGCATGACGGGCCGACGGTGTATGGCTTCAACCCCAAAACCCTCAAACAGACCATGACGCTAAACCTCAACGACCCGAAGAACTTCAGGCCCCAGCTGAGCGCCAAGGCCCTGGACATCCTCACGTCCCCAGATGTCTGCTTGCTGAAGCTGGCCTCGCCTGAACTAGAGCGCTTAATCATTCAGTCCTGCACCGGACTGACGACTCCCACCCCGACCCAGTTCGTCTGTCCCAGGAACATCACCGACGAACAGGAGGGGTTTGCGGAAGGGTTTGTGAGGGCTCTGGCAGAGCTCCACTACCACCAGCAGCCCCCTGCTGTCCACCCTGACGCGCAGACCGACGCGCAGACCGACGCGAGCAACAGCATGGGATCCGGCTCTGCTGCGTCCGAGAGCGACGGGATTCCCTACAGCTGCACGGTGCGCACCGACCCACCGGAGTACACAAGCCTGGGGGCTTTCAGCAGAGCTGTGGGCTCTGCGTCGGCACCTGCTAGCGAGAGGCACCCACCTATAAGTTACCCAACCGTCCCACAGCCGTCCGACAACAacatggaccacctggcggCGCAGCACTCGCGGCTACACGCGCTAAAAGAGGAGCCGCAGACGGTGCCCCAGATGTCCGGCGACACCCCGCCGCTCTCCCCCATCAACATGGAGAACCAGGAGCGCATCAAAGCGGAGAGGAAGCGCTTGAGGAACAGGGTGGCCGCCTCCAAATGCCGGAAAAGGAAGCTGGAGAGGATCTCCCGGCTGGAGGACAGGGTCAAAAACCTCAAGAACCAAAACACAGAGCTGGTTTCCTCTGCCAACGTCCTCCGGGACGAGCTGGCTCTGCTCAAGCAAAAGGTCATGGACCACGTTAACAGCGGCTGCCAGCTCATTTTGACGCAGCAACTCCAAGCTTACTAG